A window of Roseovarius sp. THAF27 contains these coding sequences:
- a CDS encoding phosphotransferase enzyme family protein translates to MSGSDMPLEELLRHLDRLAQQSLSLWDVPDGAKARLINVSENATYLVEAPDGYRSVLRIHRENYHSHRAIECELAWLEALDRDGVVTTPGYYTGRNGDPIQRGKVDGLPDARYMVLFHFVEGSEPDESGDMTEGFEELGTIAARCHDHVLGWDKPKDFERLTWDADAMFGPEATWGDWRDAPEVTPEVAQVLEKVEQTIRDRLDAFGKAPDRFNLIHADMRLANLLVDANGTRLIDFDDCGWGWFLYDFAAAISFIEDDPRIPAMREAWVRGYRSVREMSDEEEAEIDTFVMLRRMALLAWIGSHIEAPEPQELAPGFAAVTARLGQAFMDRIGA, encoded by the coding sequence ATGTCCGGATCGGATATGCCACTGGAAGAATTGCTGCGCCATCTTGACCGGCTCGCGCAGCAGTCGCTCTCGCTGTGGGACGTTCCCGACGGGGCCAAGGCGCGGCTGATCAACGTATCGGAAAACGCGACCTACCTGGTGGAGGCGCCGGACGGCTACAGGTCCGTCCTGCGCATCCACCGCGAGAACTATCATTCGCACCGCGCCATCGAGTGCGAGCTTGCCTGGCTCGAAGCGCTCGACCGCGACGGGGTGGTCACCACGCCCGGTTATTATACCGGCAGGAACGGTGACCCGATCCAGCGCGGCAAGGTCGATGGCCTGCCCGATGCCCGCTACATGGTCCTGTTCCATTTCGTAGAAGGCTCGGAGCCCGATGAAAGCGGTGACATGACCGAGGGGTTCGAGGAACTGGGCACCATTGCCGCGCGCTGTCATGACCACGTGCTGGGATGGGACAAGCCGAAGGACTTCGAGCGCCTGACATGGGATGCCGACGCGATGTTCGGCCCCGAGGCGACATGGGGCGACTGGCGCGACGCGCCGGAGGTCACGCCGGAGGTCGCGCAGGTGCTGGAAAAGGTGGAGCAGACGATCCGCGATCGGCTCGATGCGTTCGGCAAGGCGCCCGACCGCTTCAACCTGATCCACGCCGACATGCGTCTGGCCAACCTTCTGGTGGATGCCAACGGCACCCGCCTGATCGATTTCGACGATTGCGGCTGGGGGTGGTTCCTTTACGATTTCGCCGCCGCCATCAGCTTTATCGAAGACGACCCGCGCATTCCCGCCATGCGCGAGGCCTGGGTGCGCGGCTATCGCTCCGTCCGCGAAATGAGCGACGAGGAAGAGGCCGAGATCGACACGTTCGTGATGCTGCGGCGGATGGCGCTGCTGGCTTGGATCGGCAGCCATATCGAGGCGCCCGAGCCGCAGGAACTGGCGCCGGGTTTCGCGGCCGTGACGGCGCGGCTGGGCCAGGCCTTTATGGACAGGATCGGGGCCTAG
- the fabG gene encoding 3-oxoacyl-ACP reductase FabG, translated as MLTSLKGKSVIVTGGSKGIGRGIATVFARQGAKLTIAARNEDDLKKAASEIEGDVRYEVCDVADWDSVKAMVDSTAEAQGGLHVLCANAGAFPQTKMIDMDPAEWDQVMATNLRSSFLCVKAAIPHFEKAGKGRVVITSSITGPHTGFPGWAHYGASKSGQLGFIKTAAMELSRYNTTINAVMPGNIYTEGLQDLGQDYLDTMAASIPLKRLGDVEDIGNAALFFASDEAGYITGQQIVIDGGQILPESLEAMEEI; from the coding sequence ATGCTTACGTCACTCAAAGGCAAAAGCGTCATCGTCACAGGCGGGTCCAAGGGCATTGGCCGCGGGATCGCCACGGTCTTTGCGCGGCAAGGCGCGAAGCTGACGATCGCCGCCCGCAACGAGGATGACCTGAAAAAGGCCGCAAGCGAGATCGAGGGCGATGTCCGCTACGAAGTGTGCGACGTGGCCGACTGGGACTCGGTCAAGGCCATGGTGGACAGCACCGCCGAGGCGCAGGGCGGCCTGCACGTGCTGTGCGCCAATGCCGGCGCATTCCCGCAGACCAAGATGATCGACATGGACCCCGCCGAATGGGACCAGGTCATGGCCACGAACCTGCGCTCGTCCTTCCTTTGCGTGAAAGCGGCGATTCCGCATTTCGAGAAGGCGGGCAAGGGCCGGGTCGTGATCACCTCGTCCATCACCGGACCGCATACGGGCTTTCCGGGCTGGGCGCATTACGGGGCCTCGAAATCCGGTCAACTCGGCTTCATCAAGACGGCGGCGATGGAATTGTCGCGCTACAACACCACGATCAATGCCGTGATGCCGGGCAACATCTATACCGAAGGTTTGCAGGATCTCGGCCAGGACTATCTCGACACGATGGCCGCGTCGATCCCGCTCAAGCGCCTGGGGGATGTCGAGGATATCGGCAATGCCGCGCTCTTTTTCGCGTCGGACGAAGCCGGCTACATCACCGGCCAGCAAATCGTTATCGACGGTGGCCAGATCCTGCCCGAATCGCTCGAGGCGATGGAAGAGATCTGA
- a CDS encoding ABC transporter permease: MKTLDQKLGLFSALPVVVLLGLAFLAPLLVVALFSIMPPKVFSLANTPDFSAYAVFVQQGYYKSLLWSLGMALASTVILLIVCWPLAYAMAKIFKRFTLVLTIAIVMSLFVSENIRLFGWVLTLMKGGLIEGHFRAFTGVGFDSPLYGVPIIVFGLVYVYLPFMLFPLAQGIAMVPDDTRQAAYDLGASRWQVLWQIEIPLAAPGIVVGSLLSFVLAAGALAESKILGGQAVIAIADDIETAFTFGQNWPLGSALSMVLIVIIGTLALFGVSKVDLDAIMGRKR, translated from the coding sequence ATGAAGACCCTCGATCAAAAACTCGGGCTCTTCTCGGCCCTGCCGGTGGTGGTGCTGCTGGGGCTGGCGTTTCTTGCGCCGCTGCTGGTGGTGGCGCTGTTCTCGATCATGCCGCCCAAGGTCTTTTCGCTCGCCAATACGCCGGACTTTTCGGCCTATGCGGTGTTCGTCCAGCAGGGCTATTACAAGTCGCTCCTGTGGTCGCTGGGAATGGCGCTGGCCTCCACCGTGATCCTGCTGATCGTCTGCTGGCCGCTCGCCTACGCCATGGCCAAGATTTTCAAGCGGTTCACGCTGGTGCTGACCATCGCGATCGTCATGAGCCTGTTCGTGTCGGAGAATATCCGACTTTTCGGCTGGGTCCTGACCCTGATGAAAGGCGGCCTGATCGAAGGACATTTCCGTGCCTTCACCGGCGTCGGGTTCGACAGCCCGCTTTACGGCGTGCCGATCATCGTCTTCGGTCTTGTCTATGTCTACCTGCCCTTCATGCTGTTCCCGTTGGCGCAGGGCATTGCGATGGTGCCCGACGACACACGCCAGGCCGCCTATGACCTTGGCGCGTCGCGCTGGCAGGTCCTGTGGCAGATCGAGATCCCCCTGGCCGCGCCCGGCATCGTCGTGGGCTCGCTGCTCAGCTTCGTGCTGGCGGCGGGGGCGCTGGCCGAATCCAAGATCCTCGGCGGGCAGGCCGTCATCGCCATCGCCGACGACATCGAAACCGCGTTCACCTTCGGCCAGAACTGGCCGCTGGGCTCTGCCCTGTCGATGGTGCTGATCGTGATTATCGGCACGCTTGCGCTCTTCGGTGTCTCGAAGGTCGATCTTGACGCCATCATGGGAAGGAAACGCTGA
- a CDS encoding microcompartment protein, translated as MTELRVYLPIKDLQPQFAAYLSSPLRARAYPPFRGQNSLIIEVAPALSIHRIADLALKEAPDMEPGILFTERQFGLLELHADDMKDLDAAGRAILKGIGAKHTDQLAPKVLYHDIIEDLSDQHAIILNRSRDGSILVPGVALLIYEMTPALFACVAANEAEKAAPEAVINDVQMMGATGRVFMSGSLEDMKVARDRITETLNEIKGRSA; from the coding sequence ATGACGGAACTTCGCGTATATCTGCCGATCAAGGATCTGCAGCCGCAGTTCGCGGCCTATCTGTCCTCGCCCCTGCGGGCGCGCGCCTATCCGCCGTTCCGCGGGCAGAACTCGCTGATCATCGAGGTCGCGCCCGCGCTCAGCATCCACCGCATCGCCGACCTGGCGCTGAAGGAGGCCCCGGACATGGAGCCGGGCATCCTGTTTACCGAGCGCCAGTTCGGGCTGCTGGAGCTGCATGCCGACGACATGAAGGATCTCGACGCCGCGGGGCGGGCGATCCTGAAGGGGATCGGTGCCAAGCATACCGATCAGCTTGCGCCGAAGGTGCTGTACCATGACATCATCGAGGACCTGTCGGACCAGCACGCCATCATCTTGAACCGATCGCGTGACGGGTCCATTCTCGTGCCCGGCGTGGCGCTCTTGATCTACGAGATGACGCCGGCGCTGTTTGCCTGCGTCGCCGCCAACGAGGCCGAGAAGGCCGCGCCGGAGGCGGTGATCAACGACGTCCAGATGATGGGCGCGACGGGGCGGGTCTTTATGTCCGGCAGCCTGGAGGACATGAAGGTCGCAAGGGACCGGATCACGGAGACATTGAACGAAATCAAAGGCCGCTCCGCTTGA
- a CDS encoding BMC domain-containing protein — protein sequence MTDLRASIFIDQLQPQTLAYISTWMRGTLPRLRMAAQIVEIAPGLDVEALTDTVLKSADVHAGLLVVERQFGTLQFHSRSTAEVHSGAAAILEALGKTADDVAPPKILASKLVTNVDDQHAFLMNRNKLGSMVLGGDSIYLLECQSAAYAILACNEAEKEADVKLIDMRMIGANGRLYMAGTEADVRNARNAAEGALRDAGAS from the coding sequence ATGACCGATCTTCGTGCGTCGATCTTCATCGATCAGCTTCAGCCCCAGACGCTGGCCTATATCTCGACCTGGATGCGGGGCACGCTGCCGCGTCTTCGGATGGCGGCGCAGATCGTCGAAATCGCGCCCGGGCTGGATGTCGAGGCGCTGACCGATACGGTGCTGAAAAGCGCCGATGTCCACGCCGGCCTCCTGGTGGTCGAACGCCAGTTCGGCACGCTGCAATTCCATTCGCGCTCTACCGCCGAGGTGCATTCCGGGGCCGCGGCCATTCTTGAGGCGCTTGGAAAGACAGCTGACGACGTGGCGCCGCCCAAGATCCTTGCCTCCAAGCTGGTCACGAACGTGGACGACCAGCACGCGTTTCTGATGAACCGCAACAAGCTGGGGTCGATGGTGCTTGGCGGTGACAGCATCTACCTGCTGGAATGTCAGTCCGCCGCCTATGCGATCCTTGCCTGCAACGAGGCGGAAAAGGAAGCGGACGTGAAGCTGATCGACATGCGGATGATCGGCGCGAACGGGCGGCTGTACATGGCCGGGACCGAGGCCGATGTCCGGAATGCGAGAAATGCGGCAGAAGGCGCATTGCGTGATGCAGGAGCGTCGTGA
- a CDS encoding aspartate aminotransferase family protein codes for MFNYGYFSFDSKDDLLKKAAEYWNPGKVSFWKEAGTPMVIDRREGYFLYDMSGKRLIDLHLNGGTYNFGHRHPELVEVLKSGLDYFDMGNHWFPSVARAAFAEKLVATAPHTKYAIFGAGGAEAVEIALKTSRYATKRRKIVSIIKGYHGHSGLSVAAGDERFSKIFLSEKPDEFIQVPFNDVDALEQVLKNRDVAGFIIETIPATYGFPMPEEGYLKACQDLCRKYGTKFIADEVQTGLMRTGTMWGWQGYGLTPDMFVCGKGLGGGIYPISACLATEECGQWLVEDGAAHISTAGGSELGCLVGHHVIEMLQRPEVVSNVHFVAEFFARGMEEMMARHSDIFVGVRQRGVVLGLEFDHPEGAVAVSRALYENGVWAIFSSLDKRVLQFKPGVVLDVDTCQEIMDRFDAAMPRARELLKSMRRAA; via the coding sequence GTGTTCAACTACGGATACTTTTCCTTCGACTCGAAGGACGACCTTCTGAAGAAGGCGGCGGAATACTGGAATCCGGGCAAGGTCAGCTTCTGGAAGGAAGCCGGCACGCCGATGGTGATCGACCGCCGCGAGGGATATTTCCTTTACGACATGTCGGGCAAGCGGCTGATCGACCTTCACCTGAATGGCGGGACCTACAATTTCGGGCACCGTCATCCCGAGCTGGTCGAAGTGCTCAAGTCCGGGCTCGATTACTTCGACATGGGCAATCACTGGTTCCCCTCCGTCGCCCGCGCGGCCTTTGCCGAGAAACTGGTCGCGACGGCGCCGCACACGAAATACGCGATCTTCGGGGCAGGCGGGGCCGAGGCCGTGGAAATCGCCCTGAAAACATCGCGTTACGCCACCAAGCGGCGCAAGATCGTGTCGATCATCAAGGGGTATCACGGCCATTCCGGCCTGTCGGTCGCGGCCGGGGACGAACGCTTTTCCAAGATCTTCCTGTCGGAAAAACCCGACGAGTTCATCCAGGTGCCCTTCAACGACGTCGATGCGCTGGAGCAGGTGCTGAAGAACCGTGACGTGGCCGGTTTCATCATCGAGACGATCCCGGCGACTTACGGGTTTCCCATGCCCGAGGAGGGTTATCTCAAGGCCTGCCAGGATCTGTGCCGGAAATACGGCACCAAGTTCATCGCCGACGAGGTGCAGACCGGCCTGATGCGGACCGGCACGATGTGGGGCTGGCAGGGATACGGCCTGACGCCCGACATGTTCGTTTGCGGCAAGGGGCTGGGCGGCGGCATCTACCCGATCAGTGCCTGCCTTGCCACGGAGGAATGCGGCCAGTGGCTGGTCGAGGACGGTGCGGCCCATATCAGCACCGCCGGCGGCTCTGAGTTGGGCTGTCTTGTCGGGCATCACGTGATCGAGATGCTGCAACGTCCCGAGGTTGTTTCGAACGTGCATTTTGTGGCGGAGTTCTTTGCCCGCGGCATGGAAGAGATGATGGCGCGCCACAGCGACATCTTCGTGGGCGTGCGCCAGCGGGGCGTCGTTCTGGGGCTGGAATTCGACCACCCCGAAGGGGCTGTCGCGGTGTCGCGCGCGCTTTATGAAAATGGCGTCTGGGCGATCTTCTCGTCGCTCGACAAGCGCGTGCTGCAGTTCAAGCCGGGCGTCGTGCTGGATGTCGACACCTGCCAGGAGATCATGGACAGGTTCGATGCGGCCATGCCGCGCGCACGGGAACTTCTGAAAAGCATGAGGCGGGCAGCATGA
- a CDS encoding ABC transporter ATP-binding protein — translation MNSSPFLSLRGVVKSFGNFTALDRIDLDIIEGEFFTIVGPSGSGKSTLIRLLVGMDDLTGGEIRLRDKRIDDTPANKRPTCMVFQSLALFPHMTVGQNIEFPLKLRKEAPDRRKARALELLDLLRLPQSYYDKRVSQCSGGEKQRVALARALAFDPEILFFDEPLSALDYRLRKTLEKELKDLHARTGKTFVYITHSLEEAMVMSDRIAIMKQGRIEQISVADEIYGAPVSRFVAEFMGEVNLFDVTVAADGSVSSDVLSSRSGVKLKPAGQGARGLLMVRPEYVGFADSADAFDFTLSGPLHGEYALGSRIQYEIETPTGMVTVEKLREDRRSVSEGETLTVGFNVENTHFIDEAP, via the coding sequence ATGAATTCCTCGCCTTTTCTGAGCCTGCGCGGCGTCGTGAAGTCCTTCGGGAACTTCACCGCACTTGATCGGATCGATCTCGACATCATAGAGGGCGAGTTCTTCACGATCGTCGGCCCCTCCGGCAGCGGTAAATCGACGCTCATCCGCCTGCTCGTGGGCATGGACGACCTGACGGGCGGTGAAATCCGGTTGCGTGACAAACGCATCGACGACACCCCCGCGAACAAGCGTCCGACCTGCATGGTGTTCCAGTCGCTGGCGCTGTTTCCGCACATGACGGTCGGCCAGAACATCGAGTTTCCGCTGAAACTGCGCAAGGAAGCCCCGGACCGCCGCAAGGCCAGGGCGCTGGAGCTGCTTGACCTGCTGCGCCTGCCGCAAAGCTATTACGACAAGCGCGTCTCGCAATGCTCCGGCGGCGAGAAGCAACGCGTCGCCCTGGCGCGCGCACTGGCCTTCGACCCCGAGATCCTGTTCTTCGACGAACCGCTTTCGGCGCTCGATTACCGGCTGCGCAAGACGCTGGAAAAAGAGCTGAAGGACCTGCACGCCCGCACCGGCAAGACCTTTGTCTACATCACCCACTCCCTCGAAGAGGCGATGGTGATGTCGGACCGGATCGCCATCATGAAACAGGGCAGGATCGAACAGATCTCGGTGGCCGACGAGATCTACGGCGCGCCGGTCAGCCGGTTCGTGGCCGAGTTCATGGGCGAAGTGAACCTGTTCGACGTGACGGTTGCCGCCGATGGGTCGGTGTCGAGCGATGTTCTGTCGAGCCGGTCCGGAGTGAAACTGAAACCGGCGGGGCAGGGGGCGCGTGGCCTGCTCATGGTGCGCCCCGAGTATGTGGGATTTGCGGACTCCGCCGATGCCTTCGACTTTACCCTGTCCGGTCCGCTGCACGGGGAATACGCGCTTGGATCGCGCATCCAGTACGAAATCGAGACCCCGACCGGCATGGTCACGGTCGAAAAGCTTCGCGAGGACCGGCGCAGCGTGTCCGAGGGCGAAACGCTGACCGTCGGTTTCAATGTCGAAAACACGCATTTCATCGACGAGGCCCCATGA
- a CDS encoding aldehyde dehydrogenase family protein: MSEQATLDAPRLSVPDRELSRARMKVGRAAWAARYYKDFNRDAVLAIAEAVAKAGYEKAAQFAEEAVAETGFGVVEHKTIKNRLCTHELLDYYRDLDLVTPRVDEARKIIELPKPAGVVFALAPATNPVATVYYKAMLAILSRNAIVLSPHPASKSVSAAAARHIAQAAEAAGAPAGLIQCVENPSVPLVQDIMASDRINVILATGGTAMVRAAYSSGNPALGVGPGNAVAYIDPTARVDAAARCLVESKAFDNSVLCTNESVAITLGSNRGNMERALRSAGAHVCNAADTDRLRDYLFTEKGFNLEAIGKSAAWIAERAGLRVNPSTKILVPVVETPGQDDLLFREKLCPVLTLTAAGDFEQALTFAKHTTRRGAGHSAAFHGEDTDRLVAFSQGVPVYRVVVNAPCSQGAAGFATHLPPSFTIGTGFAGRSSIGENLGPQHLVQWTRIAYGKDAPADLGGVDLDAVSSGRAMPAAPADSSQPADPQGSGDVSRDELRRLILEELRSLKGGDA, encoded by the coding sequence ATGAGCGAGCAGGCTACACTGGACGCGCCGCGTCTTTCGGTCCCGGACAGGGAACTGTCGCGTGCCCGGATGAAAGTGGGCCGCGCGGCATGGGCGGCGCGCTACTACAAGGATTTCAACCGCGATGCGGTGCTGGCCATCGCCGAGGCCGTGGCCAAGGCAGGCTACGAGAAAGCGGCGCAGTTCGCCGAGGAGGCGGTGGCCGAAACCGGATTTGGCGTGGTGGAGCACAAGACGATCAAGAACCGTCTTTGCACCCATGAGCTGCTGGACTACTACCGCGACCTCGACCTGGTGACGCCCCGCGTCGACGAGGCGCGCAAGATCATCGAATTGCCGAAACCCGCCGGCGTGGTCTTTGCCCTGGCGCCCGCGACCAACCCGGTCGCGACGGTCTATTACAAGGCGATGCTGGCAATCCTGAGCCGCAACGCCATCGTGCTCAGCCCGCATCCGGCCTCCAAGTCGGTTTCGGCGGCCGCGGCCCGGCATATCGCACAGGCGGCCGAGGCCGCGGGCGCCCCCGCCGGCCTGATCCAGTGCGTCGAAAACCCGTCGGTGCCGCTGGTGCAGGACATCATGGCCTCCGACCGGATCAACGTCATCCTTGCCACGGGTGGCACCGCGATGGTGCGGGCCGCCTATTCCTCGGGCAATCCCGCGCTCGGGGTGGGGCCGGGCAATGCCGTGGCCTATATCGACCCGACCGCCAGGGTGGATGCCGCCGCGCGCTGCCTGGTCGAAAGCAAGGCGTTCGACAATTCGGTGCTTTGCACCAACGAAAGCGTCGCGATCACGCTGGGCAGCAACCGGGGCAACATGGAGCGCGCGCTGCGGTCCGCCGGGGCGCATGTGTGCAACGCCGCCGACACCGACCGGCTGCGCGACTACCTGTTCACCGAGAAGGGCTTCAACCTGGAGGCCATCGGAAAGAGCGCCGCCTGGATCGCCGAGCGCGCGGGCCTGCGCGTGAATCCGTCGACGAAAATCCTCGTGCCGGTGGTGGAAACGCCGGGCCAGGACGACCTGCTTTTCCGAGAAAAGCTGTGTCCGGTGCTGACGCTGACCGCCGCGGGGGATTTCGAACAGGCCCTGACATTCGCCAAGCACACGACGCGGCGCGGGGCGGGGCATTCGGCGGCGTTCCACGGCGAGGATACCGACCGGCTGGTGGCCTTCTCGCAGGGCGTGCCGGTCTATCGCGTGGTGGTCAACGCGCCGTGTTCGCAAGGCGCGGCGGGGTTCGCCACGCATCTGCCGCCGTCCTTCACCATCGGGACCGGCTTTGCCGGGCGCTCCTCGATCGGCGAGAATCTTGGGCCCCAGCACCTGGTCCAGTGGACGCGCATCGCCTATGGCAAGGACGCGCCGGCGGACCTTGGCGGCGTAGACCTCGATGCGGTCTCGTCGGGACGCGCGATGCCTGCGGCCCCCGCCGACTCATCGCAGCCTGCGGACCCTCAAGGGTCGGGTGACGTCAGTCGCGACGAGTTGCGCCGGCTTATCCTGGAAGAACTGCGCAGCCTGAAAGGGGGTGACGCATGA
- a CDS encoding ABC transporter permease, whose product MNASRLTRTVLFIYGIAMIAFLYLPLVSVGFASVSQARYLTFPIRRYSTKWYGEALESSTVSELLLTSLSVAVVVTIVSLVFAFFGALAFARYQWRFRNAFQKLILLPIFFPQTVLGLALLMWFNSLGIIPTWKTAVVAHLVWITPIATLIVAIRAYSFDPALEEAARDMGAGTFTVLREITLPLLMPGLVSAGLFAFLLSWGNFPLSLFTTGADSTLPEWLYAKMVSGYSPLVPTLGIMSVVGSFLLILFAFAVVWLMRANKEARTAQD is encoded by the coding sequence ATGAACGCCAGTCGTCTGACCCGGACCGTCCTGTTCATCTACGGGATCGCGATGATCGCGTTTCTGTACCTGCCGCTGGTGTCGGTGGGCTTCGCGTCCGTGTCGCAGGCGCGGTATCTCACCTTTCCGATCCGGCGCTACTCGACCAAGTGGTACGGCGAAGCACTGGAAAGCAGCACCGTCAGCGAGTTGCTGCTGACCTCGCTTTCGGTCGCGGTCGTGGTCACCATCGTGTCGCTGGTCTTCGCGTTCTTCGGCGCGCTGGCCTTTGCCCGGTATCAGTGGCGCTTTCGTAACGCGTTTCAGAAACTGATCCTGTTGCCGATCTTCTTTCCGCAGACCGTTCTGGGCCTGGCGCTGTTGATGTGGTTCAACTCGCTTGGCATCATTCCCACCTGGAAGACGGCGGTCGTGGCCCACCTGGTCTGGATCACGCCGATCGCCACGCTGATCGTCGCCATCCGTGCCTACAGCTTCGACCCGGCGCTGGAGGAAGCGGCGCGCGACATGGGCGCAGGCACCTTCACCGTCCTGCGCGAGATCACGTTGCCGCTGCTTATGCCCGGACTGGTGTCGGCGGGCCTGTTCGCCTTCCTTCTCAGCTGGGGCAACTTCCCCCTGTCGCTGTTCACCACCGGCGCGGATTCGACCCTTCCCGAATGGCTCTATGCGAAGATGGTGTCGGGCTATTCGCCGCTCGTGCCCACGCTTGGCATCATGTCCGTGGTCGGATCGTTCCTGCTGATCCTGTTCGCCTTCGCGGTGGTCTGGCTGATGCGGGCAAACAAAGAGGCCAGAACGGCCCAGGACTGA
- a CDS encoding BMC domain-containing protein: MANLAIGMIETKGYVPALSAADAMVKAANVEIVARNEVGGGLVSVVVKGDVGAVKAATEAGAEAASQVGEVTAVHVIPRPHADLGKHFSAAAVSK, from the coding sequence ATGGCTAACTTAGCAATCGGAATGATCGAAACCAAGGGATACGTCCCCGCGCTTTCCGCGGCGGACGCCATGGTCAAGGCCGCGAATGTGGAAATCGTCGCGCGCAACGAAGTCGGCGGCGGGCTCGTCTCGGTTGTCGTCAAGGGCGACGTCGGCGCGGTCAAGGCCGCCACCGAGGCGGGCGCAGAGGCGGCCAGCCAGGTCGGCGAAGTGACCGCGGTGCATGTCATCCCGCGTCCGCATGCCGATCTTGGCAAGCATTTTTCGGCCGCGGCCGTTTCCAAGTAA
- a CDS encoding PotD/PotF family extracellular solute-binding protein, which produces MKKGISRRQFVGRSAALAGLVAAGPLSPAFAARSDRMNILCWEGYNSDEVLGPFRDAHPDATVRAESGTSDPDMINKLRAGETSVWDLINVNQPWARDRLYPENLIKPLDKDRFLPYFDKMLPSFKNPPYELSFADDGELIGMPQRYGPFSFVVNTDKISRETAEEQGWNLFLDPAMKDRYGVLTYDNWNVMHMCLTAGLNPFEPVEGDNVEKFRETARTIFGGAKLMTDDLVAMNTALINGEIDAYFTGGTYTASPARYDGATNVRAITPLSGPVDGKGGVVWIELTSLVNNPDPSDLAQDFLEFVQTPEISKAVAFTEGTYNPVSQMGDEAVMALFDADELDAIQMDSLEEEMSRSLDYQVVASYDTLIDIYTQERRS; this is translated from the coding sequence ATGAAAAAGGGAATTTCTAGAAGACAGTTCGTCGGTCGTTCGGCCGCATTGGCCGGCCTGGTCGCCGCAGGTCCACTCAGCCCCGCTTTCGCGGCGCGCAGCGACCGGATGAACATCCTTTGCTGGGAAGGCTACAACTCGGACGAAGTGCTTGGACCGTTCCGCGACGCGCATCCCGACGCGACGGTGCGTGCCGAAAGCGGCACGTCCGACCCCGACATGATCAACAAGCTTCGCGCCGGGGAAACCTCGGTCTGGGACCTGATCAACGTCAACCAGCCCTGGGCGCGCGACCGGCTTTACCCGGAGAACCTGATCAAGCCGCTCGATAAGGATCGCTTCCTGCCGTATTTCGACAAGATGCTGCCGTCCTTCAAGAACCCGCCCTACGAGCTGTCCTTCGCGGATGACGGGGAACTGATCGGGATGCCGCAGCGCTACGGTCCGTTCAGCTTTGTGGTGAACACCGACAAGATCAGCCGCGAAACCGCCGAGGAGCAGGGCTGGAACCTCTTCCTCGATCCGGCGATGAAGGACCGTTACGGCGTTCTGACCTATGACAACTGGAACGTCATGCACATGTGCCTGACCGCCGGGCTGAACCCGTTCGAGCCTGTCGAGGGCGACAATGTCGAGAAGTTCCGCGAAACCGCCCGGACGATCTTTGGCGGCGCCAAGCTGATGACGGACGATCTGGTGGCGATGAACACCGCCCTGATCAACGGCGAGATCGACGCCTATTTCACCGGCGGCACTTATACCGCATCGCCCGCGCGCTATGACGGCGCCACGAATGTCCGCGCGATCACGCCCCTGTCCGGGCCGGTCGACGGCAAGGGCGGCGTGGTCTGGATCGAGTTGACCTCGCTGGTCAACAACCCGGACCCGAGCGACCTGGCGCAGGACTTCCTCGAATTCGTGCAGACGCCGGAAATCTCCAAGGCCGTGGCCTTTACCGAGGGCACGTACAACCCGGTCAGCCAGATGGGCGACGAGGCCGTCATGGCGCTGTTCGACGCGGATGAACTGGACGCGATCCAGATGGATTCGCTCGAGGAGGAGATGTCACGCTCGCTCGACTACCAGGTCGTGGCCTCCTACGACACGCTGATCGACATCTACACCCAAGAGCGCCGCTCGTAG
- a CDS encoding EutN/CcmL family microcompartment protein yields the protein MIQARVIGKVWSTRRVTSLPRGALLEVETDGGGKLIAFDPLGCDTGETVLVTQGSVAASYFQGDTVPVDALIIGSIDDKK from the coding sequence ATGATACAAGCGCGTGTGATCGGAAAGGTCTGGTCGACCCGTCGCGTAACGTCGCTGCCACGCGGCGCGCTGCTGGAGGTGGAAACGGACGGCGGCGGCAAGCTCATCGCCTTCGACCCGCTTGGATGCGATACCGGCGAGACCGTCCTGGTGACGCAAGGGTCTGTCGCCGCCAGTTACTTTCAAGGCGACACGGTGCCCGTGGACGCCCTGATCATCGGCTCCATCGACGACAAGAAATAA